The DNA window CGAAATCCGGCTTTGTCCGGCGTTCAAGATATTGGCAAAAATGCTGGGCGGCAAAAGACGAGGCGGAAATGATTGAGATTCTCCGGCGCGAATTTCAGGGCGAGACGCTGAAGCCCGTAGTCATTCCGTGTTCTGACCCGGAGACTATAGCAATCGACAACAATCTTCACGAGCTTGAGAAAAAACACATTCTCGGCAGCTTCAATCACGAGCAGGGCAGAATCCCTCAGCTTATGGACAAGTTTTCGCAGGTTGAGTTCGTGAGGGACAATCTCGGTCTGAACATGGCCGAAAGTTTTATCATCAATCTTGCTGACGGGGACATACCCGCCGGGCTTCCGTTTCCGTGCTTGGTGAAGCCTGTTGTCAGCGCGGAGGGAAACAAGTCCGACATCAGGAAGTTCGACGACAGGGACAGCCTCCGGGAATATTTCGACGTTCTCAGGGAGAAGGGCTACACGCGGATTTTGGCGCAGAGGTTTCTTGATATTGATTACGAGTTTTGTTTGTCTGGCTGCTGTGGGGAAAATATATCTTACCTTGTCTCGAAAACGTTACGGCTTTGGCCTAATGTCGGCGGTACAGGGTCAATGCTTCAGATTATTGATGACGAAAAAATACATGAAGCAGGAAGAAACATACTGAGAAAAATATACAACTTAGGATATTCAGGGCTGATAGACTTTGATTTATTCTGCGTTAAGGACGGTAATATATACGTTGGTGAAATAAACTGGCGGGACAGTGCGCGGGTCTTAATGTGTATGGGAACAAAAGTATATTACCCTCTCGCTTGGTACTGGTCTGTTACAGGCCATCCCGGCAAAGCGCAGAATATCCCCTTGACCACAAAGGACACATCACAGTACGGAATGTGCGAAGAGGCTGACATCTACCACGTGTTTCACGCTGACCCCGGATTCCCCCGAATGAGCCTGCGCGAATGGCTGAAGGATGTCAGGAGGGCGGGAAGTTTCGCGTTCTGGTATCATGATGACAAGCTCCCTGCGCTATGGGGCTACCTGTTCAAACTGGTACTGAGTCCGATAAAGCAGTTTGCGCTGAAGCTAATCGGCAGGAAGTGAGTCCGTCCCTCCTCACGGGAAAGCCTGCGGGGAGGGATTTTTCCGCTCACAGGAAGAAATACCGTATCACGAAAAGAAGCGCGATTAACGCCCCGCCCAGTAACCCGAAAAAGAACAGATCACTCATGAACGAGAGTCCTTTTTGGGGCTGTTCGGACTGCGGAGTCTCCTTCACGCGGATTTTGATGTCTTTCGTTATGGCGACATAGCCGCGAATCTCATCGCTTATTTTCACGTAAAGAAATTTCTTGCCCTGCGTCTCTCTGATTTCGTCAACCGGGAACAGAGGCTCAATGTTATTCTCATCAAGATATTTTTTTACCAGTGCGCTTGTCCCGTCCCCCTCGACAGTAATGCCGATAATATCCCCCGGCATAATCTCGGACGAGGCTTTTCCCTTCACCGGGTCAACCTGCGGATTACATTTGATGACTGTCCCCTCAAAATTTCCTTCCTTCTCGGCTTCTTCTTTCTCTTTGGCTTCCTTCTCGGCCTTCTCTTTCTCTTCCTGCTCTTTCTGCATACGGGCGAGTTCTTCTGCTGACGGCGGGAGCGGCTTAATGATTTTTGCGCGCTCAAGCTCCGGGCGGGCGATTGGCTCGGCTTCTGTTGACGCGCTGAATACACACTGCGATGTAGTTTCAAACGCACGGCGGTACATGCTCTCAAGCTGGCGGATTTTTACCTTCGTGTAATTCTCGAACAGCTTTTTTTTCTCCTCGACTGTCAGAATCTCTTTCAGGTCGGCCTGAAGTTTCTCGCCCCAGTCCTTGTCAAGCGGTCCCATTGAAGGAAGGCTCTTGACGAAATTACGCCAGTCCTTTGCGACTTCCGGGATCTGTCCGTTTGCGTAGGGTTTTGCCAGCCAGAATATCTGGAACACTGTACGGCCTGTTTTACCCTCGAATATCACGCAGAACCCCCCGCCCATGTCCCCGCGTGAGGGCGTGAATGTTGACTTTATGCCGAGAAATTCCGGGGTATTCTTCTGCTTTGCCGGGTCAGACGGCGGAACGTCATCCCTCATAGGCTCTGTGAGTTTCTTAACGTCCTGTACGCTGAAAAGTTCGTTGGGCATAATCTCACTCACCTTGCTGAATAGCTCTTTGCGCTCCAAGATTTTCCGCGGGGGATTTCTCCTGAGACAAGCTCCAGGCAGCGGCTCCGGCAGTCCGGGCATTTCCTGTCAGTTTTGGAGTCAGACTCAAATTCCTTTTTGCATTCTAGGCACCTGAATACGGCCATGATATTTTGTGAATCCTCCTTGAAATATTTTATGACAGTGAACAGCCAGCATTATAGCCCGTCAAATATTTATGGGCAAATTACTTAGTCAGCCATGAAAATTACCCGTCAAAATCCGAAAGATTTACGCAGTTTTTTTCCGGCGATATTAATTATAATAGAGATAAATTTCACAGCGACACAAAAAAATTTTCTGGAGGCTGTATCAGTTGAGGCTGAAAAAATTTCCCGTGATACTCTTCATCCTCATTATGTCCGCGACATCGTTATATGCTTCTGACATTTACGACATTGAGCCGTCATTCTCGCCGTACATGGCCGGGAGGGTCAAGCGTGAAGTTCTCTATGAGGCTCTCGCGGAGGTCAACTACGCCCGGAGGCTTGCGGGAGTCCCGGACAATGTTACCCTCAATGACGAGTACACGAGCCGGGCGCAAATGGGAGCGGTGTTGCTTGACGCTAATGACATTCTGACGCACACGCCCGGGAAGCCTCACGGAATGCCGCAGGATTTCTACGAGGCAGGCTATGACGCGGCTACACACGGCAACATCATGTACTCGAAACTGCGTCAGGGGTCAAAGACACGAGGCAACATAAATCTCCGGGACACGATAAAAAGCTACATGGAGGACACAGACGGGCATAATGTCGGGGCAGTCGGCCACAGAAGATGGCTTCTCAATCCCAGACTGAAGCAGGTAGGATTCGGAATCAGCACACGCCGCGGATATTCAGTAACGTATGTGATTGAGGATTTCCCGGTTAAACGCAAGAAACTGACACGGGCGGAATACGCGCAATATTTAGAGTGGCTGAAGTGGCCGATTTCTGATGAGTTTATCGCGTGGCCGTCCTCAAAGAATCCTCACCCGTTAAGCTGGTTCGAGGCAAAAACAGCATGGTCGGTAACCCTCAACAGCAATGTATTCCGAAAGTGTATCGCCGGAAAAGTCAGCGTGAAATTAACCCGGCTGAATGACGGAAGAGTGTGGAATTTCGGCCATGCAGGCAATGACGGATATTTTGCGGTCGCCACGAATAATGTCGCCTATGATGAGTGCCTGATATTTTGCCCGGACAATGTGAACGGCTACAGGAGCGGGGAATATTGGCGCGTTGAAGTTGACGGTCTCACGCGGAAAAACGGCGGGGCAGGGAGCTTCAATTACACCGTAAATTTCACGGACTAGGGAATCCCGCGCAAAGGGAGAAATCCTCACGCGCTGGAAAATATATTAGGAGGTAAGTTTTCACCATGAAGAAATACGCAGCAATACTCGCAGCAGCAGTACTCGCAGTATCAGCGGCAGCCGCATTCGCCGCAACGGACGCGCTTGTAGGGGCATGTATCTACAAGTTCGATGACACGTTCATGACAGGAGTCCGCAACGCAATGAAGGCCGAAATGGAGAAGGAAGGCGGAGAGCTTGAGATAGTCGACAGCCAGAACCGCCAGCCTACACAGAATGACCAGGTTGACGCTTACATCTCCAAGGGCGCAAATGCTCTCATCGTCAACCCCGTAGACCGCACAGCCGCAGAGCCTCTCATGAACAAGGCAAAGGCTGAGGGACTCCCGATCGTTTTCGTGAACCGTGAACCCTATGCGGAAGTCATGAACGCTTACGACAAAATCTGGTACGTAGGCGCAAAGGCTGAGGAGTCCGGCACGCAGTCAGGGCAGATTATCGCGGATTACTTCAAGAAGAATCCCAAGGCCGACAAGAACGGCGACGGCAAGATTCAGTACATCATGATTCGCGGCGAGCAGGGACATCAGGACGCTACACTCCGCACTGAGTATTCACTCAAAGCCATAAAGGACGCGGGATTTGAGGTCGTCGAGCTGGGCAATGACACCGCAAACTGGGACAAGGTTCAGGCCACAGACAAAATGAAGGGCTTTATCTCCGCCGTAGGTGTCGACAACATCGAGGCAGTACTCGCCAATAATGACGATATGGCACTCGGAGCGATCGAGGCACTGAAGGCAGAGGGCTACAACATGGGCGACCCCGCGAAATATGTCCCTGTCGTGGGAGTTGACGCTACAGCACCCGCGCTTGAGGCCATGAGCAAAGGCGAGCTTCTCGGAACAGTCCTTAATGACGCGGACAACCAGGGCATTGCGGCGGTGAAAGCGGCAGTAGTTGCGGCTGACGGAAAAGCGGTAACAGAGGAGTCAATCGGCTACAAGATCACGGACGGAAAATATATCTGGATACCCTACAGGCCGGTTACAGTCGAGAACTACAAAGAGTTCATGAAATAAGCGGAAGTGTTAATCATCGCCCCCGTTGTTTTTGCGGCGGGGGTTTCTTTTCATGAAAGAGGTGAATTTTGTTGCGTAAAATTTTCATTACAGCATTGATACTCGCGCTTGCGTTCGCAGGGTGTGCTTCTGCTGACGGCGTGAAAATAGGCGCGTGTATTTACCGTTTCAGCGATGCTTTCATGCTGAGATTCAGAAACGCAATGTCCGCAGAGAGCGCGAAAGAGGGAGCAGAGTTAGTATTAGCTGACTCACAGAATGACCAGGCAATTCAGGACGCGCAGGTTGACGAGTTCATAGTAAGCGGCGTGAATGTCCTAATCATTAACCCTGTCGATCGCATGAAATCCCAGACCATAATCGACAAAGCAAAGGCCGCGAATATCCCCGTCGTATTCATCAACAGAGAGCCGACTCCCGAAATGCTCGCGACTTACGACAAGGCATATTACATCGGTGCAAAGGCTGAGGAGTCCGGGACAGAGGCCGGCGAATTGATTGCGGAATATTTCAAGTCCAACCCTAAAGCCGACAAGAACAAGGACGGTAAATTACAGTTCGTTTTGTTGCGCGGTGAAAACGGACATCAGGATATGATTCTGAGGTCAAAATATTCTGTCGAGGCCGTCAGCAAAGCAGGCATTACCCCTGTTGAGATTGCCGGAGCTATAGCCAACTGGGACAAACTTCAGGCCATGAACATAATGAACGCTTTTATCATGTCAATCGGCCCTGAGAATATCGAGGCAGTAATCGCGAATAATGACGAAATGGCATTAGGCGCGGTTGAAGCACTGAAGGCCAACGACTACAACAAGGGCTACCCGGATATGTATATTCCTGTTGTCGGTGTTGACGCTAACGCCTCGGCACTTGACGCAATGGAGCGCGGAGAAATGCTCGGCACTGTCCTGAATGACGCAGACGGCCAGGGATCCGCGGCGGTGAAACTTGCGGTAATGCTCGCTGAGGGAAAAGACGTAAGCAAAGAAGTTGAAGACGGAAAATATATCTGGGTGCCTTACCAGAAAATTGCGAGGGGTGAGAAAAAGTGAGCGAATATCTGCTTGAGATGAGAAACATAACAAAGACATTCCCCGGCGTAAAGGCTCTCGACAATGTAAACCTGAATGTCCGCAAAGGCACAGTTC is part of the Synergistaceae bacterium genome and encodes:
- a CDS encoding galactose ABC transporter substrate-binding protein translates to MRKIFITALILALAFAGCASADGVKIGACIYRFSDAFMLRFRNAMSAESAKEGAELVLADSQNDQAIQDAQVDEFIVSGVNVLIINPVDRMKSQTIIDKAKAANIPVVFINREPTPEMLATYDKAYYIGAKAEESGTEAGELIAEYFKSNPKADKNKDGKLQFVLLRGENGHQDMILRSKYSVEAVSKAGITPVEIAGAIANWDKLQAMNIMNAFIMSIGPENIEAVIANNDEMALGAVEALKANDYNKGYPDMYIPVVGVDANASALDAMERGEMLGTVLNDADGQGSAAVKLAVMLAEGKDVSKEVEDGKYIWVPYQKIARGEKK
- a CDS encoding CAP domain-containing protein, encoding MRLKKFPVILFILIMSATSLYASDIYDIEPSFSPYMAGRVKREVLYEALAEVNYARRLAGVPDNVTLNDEYTSRAQMGAVLLDANDILTHTPGKPHGMPQDFYEAGYDAATHGNIMYSKLRQGSKTRGNINLRDTIKSYMEDTDGHNVGAVGHRRWLLNPRLKQVGFGISTRRGYSVTYVIEDFPVKRKKLTRAEYAQYLEWLKWPISDEFIAWPSSKNPHPLSWFEAKTAWSVTLNSNVFRKCIAGKVSVKLTRLNDGRVWNFGHAGNDGYFAVATNNVAYDECLIFCPDNVNGYRSGEYWRVEVDGLTRKNGGAGSFNYTVNFTD
- a CDS encoding galactose ABC transporter substrate-binding protein, producing MKKYAAILAAAVLAVSAAAAFAATDALVGACIYKFDDTFMTGVRNAMKAEMEKEGGELEIVDSQNRQPTQNDQVDAYISKGANALIVNPVDRTAAEPLMNKAKAEGLPIVFVNREPYAEVMNAYDKIWYVGAKAEESGTQSGQIIADYFKKNPKADKNGDGKIQYIMIRGEQGHQDATLRTEYSLKAIKDAGFEVVELGNDTANWDKVQATDKMKGFISAVGVDNIEAVLANNDDMALGAIEALKAEGYNMGDPAKYVPVVGVDATAPALEAMSKGELLGTVLNDADNQGIAAVKAAVVAADGKAVTEESIGYKITDGKYIWIPYRPVTVENYKEFMK
- a CDS encoding hydrogenase expression protein HypA/HybF; protein product: MAVFRCLECKKEFESDSKTDRKCPDCRSRCLELVSGEIPRGKSWSAKSYSAR